Proteins found in one Anabas testudineus chromosome 1, fAnaTes1.2, whole genome shotgun sequence genomic segment:
- the LOC113161400 gene encoding epsin-3-like isoform X1 yields the protein MTTSALRRQVKNIVHNYSEAEIKVREATSNDPWGPSSSLMSEIADLTFNVVAFAEVMGMVWKRLNDSGKNWRHVYKALTLLDYLLKTGSERVAQQCRENAFTIQTLRDFQYIDRDGRDQGANVREKARQLVCLLRDEERLRQERSQALKTKERMAGGGSGGGGGVYGGIPPSYHPGRRTSQPSMAVLYGEEFSRSRGSPCSFNSSSSSPRATSDLEQARPQTSGEEELQLQLALAMSREESQKEQCCHQGDESLLQKALDESRRESQSGTRESAMLDLVDIFGPSPEPPPAPADPWKSAQPACDITSDPWDTVAVHSSTPVIGSPWMASHSSSNASNPWAPCAKSRTDPWEAAPVSSSPVNHVWDSPTDGGCDGTDPFTAQDMEKSKQEVPQVSSPQPASPTDAELFGVTTDSGPFAGTDSKADFYRTDPQVKPQVNGRESASPEMFDLSRLAPPLSAPPTRVCRTPEAFLGPTGASLVNLDALIPPNPPSKTHNNPFLSGLSAPSPTNPFHCDQPRLTLNQMRPSSTSPLPPNMLSYSPSLPLPLHHQPPTLPSSLTQPPAGLLDLPSNLPQPLLPFCPRPAPHTQSQTHTHSHNPFL from the exons ATGACAACCTCAGCCCTGCGCCGGCAGGTGAAGAATATTGTGCACAACTATTCAGAAGCAGAGATCAAG GTTCGCGAGGCTACCTCGAACGATCCGTGGGGCCCGTCCTCGTCTCTCATGTCGGAGATCGCCGATTTGACTTTCAATGTGGTGGCGTTTGCTGAGGTCATGGGTATGGTGTGGAAGCGCCTCAATGACAGTGGCAAGAACTGGAGACATGTCTACAAG GCTCTGACTCTGCTGGATTATCTGCTGAAGACAGGATCAGAGAGAGTCGCCCAACAGTGTCGTGAGAACGCTTTCACCATTCAG ACACTGCGTGACTTCCAGTATATAGACCGTGACGGCAGAGACCAAGGGGCCAACGTGAGAGAAAAAGCTCGCCAGTTGGTGTGTCTCCTCCGGGACGAGGAGCGACTGCGCCAGGAGAGGAGTCAAGCCCTGAAGACCAAGGAGCGAATGGCTGGGGGAGGCAGCGGCGGGGGTGGGGGTGTATATGGAGGTATACCCCCATCCTACCACCCAGGCAGGCGAACAAGTCAGCCCAGCATGGCTGTGCTGTACGGGGAGGAGTTCAGCCGCTCCAGAGGCTCTCCGTGCTCCTTTAACT CCTCGTCCTCGTCTCCTCGCGCCACCTCCGACCTAGAGCAGGCTCGACCTCAGACCAGTGGcgaggaggagctgcagctccagctggccTTAGCgatgagcagagaggagagtcagaag GAGCAGTGCTGTCACCAAGGAGACGAGTCTCTGTTACAGAAGGCCCTGGATGAGAGCCGGAGAGAGAGCCAGTCAGGGACACGAGAG TCGGCCATGTTAGACCTAGTAGACATATTTGGCCCATCACCTGAGCCCCCGCCTGCCCCTGCTGACCCCTGGAAGTCTGCTCAGCCTGCCTGTGACATCACCTCTGACCCCTGGGACACTGTAG CAGTCcactccagcactcctgtgatTGGTAGCCCATGGATGGCCTCTCACTCCTCCTCCAACGCATCTAATCCTTGGGCTCCATGTGCAAAGTCACGCACAGATCCCTGGGAAGCAGCACCTGTCTCCTCTAGTCCTGTCAATCACGTGTGGGACAGCCCAACAGACGGAG GTTGTGATGGGACAGATCCATTCACGGCACAGGACATGGAGAAGTCGAAACAGGAAGTTCCTCAGGTGTCTTCCCCTCAACCTGCCAGTCCCACAG ATGCAGAGCTGTTTGGGGTAACGACAGACTCTGGTCCATTTGCTGGAACAGATTCTAAGGCAGATTTCTACAGGACAGACCCTCAAGTGAAACCCCAGGTAAATGGACGAGAGTCTGCTAGCCCAGAGATGTTTGACCTGTCCCGGCTCGCACCTCCACTCAGCGCCCCACCTACACGTGTATGTCGGACGCCAGAGGCCTTTCTGGGACCTACAGGAGCCTCGCTAGTGAATTTAGACGCTCTGATTCCCCCCAACCCGCCTAGCAAGACACACAATAACCCCTTCCTCTCAG GTTTGAGTGCTCCATCTCCCACCAACCCCTTCCACTGCGACCAGCCTCGTCTGACCCTCAACCAAATGCGACCGTCCTCTACATCCCCGCTTCCCCCCAACATGCTGTCCTACAGCCCGTCCCTGCCTCTCCCACTGCATCACCAGCCACCcaccctcccttcctctctcacaCAACCTCCTGCTGGACTCCTAGACCTTCCCTCCAACCTACCACAACCCCTGCTTCCCTTTTGTCCAAGGCCAGCACCCCACACTCAgtcgcagacacacacacacagccacaaccCATTCCTCTGA
- the LOC113161400 gene encoding epsin-3-like isoform X2, which translates to MTTSALRRQVKNIVHNYSEAEIKVREATSNDPWGPSSSLMSEIADLTFNVVAFAEVMGMVWKRLNDSGKNWRHVYKALTLLDYLLKTGSERVAQQCRENAFTIQTLRDFQYIDRDGRDQGANVREKARQLVCLLRDEERLRQERSQALKTKERMAGGGSGGGGGVYGGIPPSYHPGRRTSQPSMAVLYGEEFSRSRGSPCSFNSSSSSPRATSDLEQARPQTSGEEELQLQLALAMSREESQKEQCCHQGDESLLQKALDESRRESQSGTRESAMLDLVDIFGPSPEPPPAPADPWKSAQPACDITSDPWDTVVHSSTPVIGSPWMASHSSSNASNPWAPCAKSRTDPWEAAPVSSSPVNHVWDSPTDGGCDGTDPFTAQDMEKSKQEVPQVSSPQPASPTDAELFGVTTDSGPFAGTDSKADFYRTDPQVKPQVNGRESASPEMFDLSRLAPPLSAPPTRVCRTPEAFLGPTGASLVNLDALIPPNPPSKTHNNPFLSGLSAPSPTNPFHCDQPRLTLNQMRPSSTSPLPPNMLSYSPSLPLPLHHQPPTLPSSLTQPPAGLLDLPSNLPQPLLPFCPRPAPHTQSQTHTHSHNPFL; encoded by the exons ATGACAACCTCAGCCCTGCGCCGGCAGGTGAAGAATATTGTGCACAACTATTCAGAAGCAGAGATCAAG GTTCGCGAGGCTACCTCGAACGATCCGTGGGGCCCGTCCTCGTCTCTCATGTCGGAGATCGCCGATTTGACTTTCAATGTGGTGGCGTTTGCTGAGGTCATGGGTATGGTGTGGAAGCGCCTCAATGACAGTGGCAAGAACTGGAGACATGTCTACAAG GCTCTGACTCTGCTGGATTATCTGCTGAAGACAGGATCAGAGAGAGTCGCCCAACAGTGTCGTGAGAACGCTTTCACCATTCAG ACACTGCGTGACTTCCAGTATATAGACCGTGACGGCAGAGACCAAGGGGCCAACGTGAGAGAAAAAGCTCGCCAGTTGGTGTGTCTCCTCCGGGACGAGGAGCGACTGCGCCAGGAGAGGAGTCAAGCCCTGAAGACCAAGGAGCGAATGGCTGGGGGAGGCAGCGGCGGGGGTGGGGGTGTATATGGAGGTATACCCCCATCCTACCACCCAGGCAGGCGAACAAGTCAGCCCAGCATGGCTGTGCTGTACGGGGAGGAGTTCAGCCGCTCCAGAGGCTCTCCGTGCTCCTTTAACT CCTCGTCCTCGTCTCCTCGCGCCACCTCCGACCTAGAGCAGGCTCGACCTCAGACCAGTGGcgaggaggagctgcagctccagctggccTTAGCgatgagcagagaggagagtcagaag GAGCAGTGCTGTCACCAAGGAGACGAGTCTCTGTTACAGAAGGCCCTGGATGAGAGCCGGAGAGAGAGCCAGTCAGGGACACGAGAG TCGGCCATGTTAGACCTAGTAGACATATTTGGCCCATCACCTGAGCCCCCGCCTGCCCCTGCTGACCCCTGGAAGTCTGCTCAGCCTGCCTGTGACATCACCTCTGACCCCTGGGACACTGTAG TCcactccagcactcctgtgatTGGTAGCCCATGGATGGCCTCTCACTCCTCCTCCAACGCATCTAATCCTTGGGCTCCATGTGCAAAGTCACGCACAGATCCCTGGGAAGCAGCACCTGTCTCCTCTAGTCCTGTCAATCACGTGTGGGACAGCCCAACAGACGGAG GTTGTGATGGGACAGATCCATTCACGGCACAGGACATGGAGAAGTCGAAACAGGAAGTTCCTCAGGTGTCTTCCCCTCAACCTGCCAGTCCCACAG ATGCAGAGCTGTTTGGGGTAACGACAGACTCTGGTCCATTTGCTGGAACAGATTCTAAGGCAGATTTCTACAGGACAGACCCTCAAGTGAAACCCCAGGTAAATGGACGAGAGTCTGCTAGCCCAGAGATGTTTGACCTGTCCCGGCTCGCACCTCCACTCAGCGCCCCACCTACACGTGTATGTCGGACGCCAGAGGCCTTTCTGGGACCTACAGGAGCCTCGCTAGTGAATTTAGACGCTCTGATTCCCCCCAACCCGCCTAGCAAGACACACAATAACCCCTTCCTCTCAG GTTTGAGTGCTCCATCTCCCACCAACCCCTTCCACTGCGACCAGCCTCGTCTGACCCTCAACCAAATGCGACCGTCCTCTACATCCCCGCTTCCCCCCAACATGCTGTCCTACAGCCCGTCCCTGCCTCTCCCACTGCATCACCAGCCACCcaccctcccttcctctctcacaCAACCTCCTGCTGGACTCCTAGACCTTCCCTCCAACCTACCACAACCCCTGCTTCCCTTTTGTCCAAGGCCAGCACCCCACACTCAgtcgcagacacacacacacagccacaaccCATTCCTCTGA
- the LOC113161402 gene encoding UDP-GlcNAc:betaGal beta-1,3-N-acetylglucosaminyltransferase-like protein 1 isoform X1, with protein MSSGLTELQDGDSEADVNPAKRLRTAENEAQTPTGEEEERGAVDVSVIMPVYNASSWLDECLQGILQQDFTGSMELSVFDDASTDDSREVVERWRERLETRGIAVVTSGHNSAQPRGVGYAKNRAISQSRGKYLCFQDADDVMLPQRVRLQYEASLLHLNSLIGCRVQRLPEGSTERYTRWINTINQDQLITQITSAKCCNTTTEAGGDVFTSHGPTVVMPTWFCSRSWFLKVGPFDEGGKGIPEDLLFFYQSLRQGGGLFRVDHCLLVYRYHEKATTHSVTEETIWKLRVDFLQERVLSQLESFTIWNAGKQGRKLYRCLSPISQKKVKAFCDVDENKIQKGFYTYEDSKERPKPKIPVVHYKDASAPFIICVKLDMTGGVLEGNLNSLQLKEGIDYFHFN; from the exons ATGAGCAGCGGACTGACTGAGCTGCAGGACGGGGACTCAGAGGCTGATGTGAACCCGGCGAAGCGGCTCCGCACGGCGGAAAACGAAGCACAGACACcgacaggagaggaggaggagaggggagcaGTGGATGTG TCTGTTATCATGCCAGTGTACAATGCGTCCTCTTGGCTGGATGAATGTCTGCAGGGTATTTTACAGCAAGACTTCACAGGGTCCATggagctgtctgtctttgaCGATGCAAGTACT GATGACTCCAGGGAAGTggtggagaggtggagggagagacTGGAGACAAGGGGCATTGCAGTAGTGACCTCAGGCCACAACTCTGCTCAACCAAGAGGAG TGGGATATGCAAAGAATAGGGCAATATCTCAGAGTCGTGGAAAATACTTGTGCTTTCAGGATGcg GATGACGTAATGTTGCCTCAAAGAGTTCGACTGCAGTATGAGGCATCTCTCCTCCACCTAAATTCA TTGATTGGCTGTAGAGTTCAGAGGCTACCAGAAGGATCTACAGAGCGTTACACTCGTTGGATCAACACAATCAATCAGGATCAGCTCATCACACAG ATTACATCTGCAAAATGTTGCAACACTACAACAGAAGCAGGAGGAGAT GTGTTCACCTCTCACGGCCCCACAGTCGTTATGCCAACATGGTTCTGCTCAAGGAGCTGGTTCTTGAAGGTTGGACCGTTTGATGAAGGAGGCAAG GGCATCCCAGAGGATCTACTCTTCTTTTACCAGAGTCTTCGTCAGGGAGGGGGTCTGTTCAGGGTCGACCATTGCCTGCTGGTCTATCGTTACCATGAGAAGGCCACCACCCACTCTGTAACAGA GGAAACTATTTGGAAGCTGCGAGTCGACTTCCTTCAGGAACGAGTCCTCAGCCAATTGGAGAGCTTTACTATATGGAACGCTGGGAAACAGGGCCGGAAGCTGTACCGATGCCTGAGCCCAATCAGTCAGAAGAAA GTCAAAGCTTTCTGTGATGTGGATGAGAATAAGATCCAGAAAGGCTTCTACACATATGAGGACTCCAAG GAAAGACCTAAGCCAAAAATCCCAGTTGTGCACTATAAAGACGCCTCGGCCCCCTTCATCATCTGTGTTAAACTG GACATGACAGGAGGCGTCCTGGAGGGAAACCTCAACTCTTTGCAGCTGAAAGAAGGAATAGATTACTTCCATTTCAACTGA
- the LOC113161402 gene encoding UDP-GlcNAc:betaGal beta-1,3-N-acetylglucosaminyltransferase-like protein 1 isoform X2, with protein MSSGLTELQDGDSEADVNPAKRLRTAENEAQTPTGEEEERGAVDVSVIMPVYNASSWLDECLQGILQQDFTGSMELSVFDDASTDDSREVVERWRERLETRGIAVVTSGHNSAQPRGVGYAKNRAISQSRGKYLCFQDADDVMLPQRVRLQYEASLLHLNSLIGCRVQRLPEGSTERYTRWINTINQDQLITQVFTSHGPTVVMPTWFCSRSWFLKVGPFDEGGKGIPEDLLFFYQSLRQGGGLFRVDHCLLVYRYHEKATTHSVTEETIWKLRVDFLQERVLSQLESFTIWNAGKQGRKLYRCLSPISQKKVKAFCDVDENKIQKGFYTYEDSKERPKPKIPVVHYKDASAPFIICVKLDMTGGVLEGNLNSLQLKEGIDYFHFN; from the exons ATGAGCAGCGGACTGACTGAGCTGCAGGACGGGGACTCAGAGGCTGATGTGAACCCGGCGAAGCGGCTCCGCACGGCGGAAAACGAAGCACAGACACcgacaggagaggaggaggagaggggagcaGTGGATGTG TCTGTTATCATGCCAGTGTACAATGCGTCCTCTTGGCTGGATGAATGTCTGCAGGGTATTTTACAGCAAGACTTCACAGGGTCCATggagctgtctgtctttgaCGATGCAAGTACT GATGACTCCAGGGAAGTggtggagaggtggagggagagacTGGAGACAAGGGGCATTGCAGTAGTGACCTCAGGCCACAACTCTGCTCAACCAAGAGGAG TGGGATATGCAAAGAATAGGGCAATATCTCAGAGTCGTGGAAAATACTTGTGCTTTCAGGATGcg GATGACGTAATGTTGCCTCAAAGAGTTCGACTGCAGTATGAGGCATCTCTCCTCCACCTAAATTCA TTGATTGGCTGTAGAGTTCAGAGGCTACCAGAAGGATCTACAGAGCGTTACACTCGTTGGATCAACACAATCAATCAGGATCAGCTCATCACACAG GTGTTCACCTCTCACGGCCCCACAGTCGTTATGCCAACATGGTTCTGCTCAAGGAGCTGGTTCTTGAAGGTTGGACCGTTTGATGAAGGAGGCAAG GGCATCCCAGAGGATCTACTCTTCTTTTACCAGAGTCTTCGTCAGGGAGGGGGTCTGTTCAGGGTCGACCATTGCCTGCTGGTCTATCGTTACCATGAGAAGGCCACCACCCACTCTGTAACAGA GGAAACTATTTGGAAGCTGCGAGTCGACTTCCTTCAGGAACGAGTCCTCAGCCAATTGGAGAGCTTTACTATATGGAACGCTGGGAAACAGGGCCGGAAGCTGTACCGATGCCTGAGCCCAATCAGTCAGAAGAAA GTCAAAGCTTTCTGTGATGTGGATGAGAATAAGATCCAGAAAGGCTTCTACACATATGAGGACTCCAAG GAAAGACCTAAGCCAAAAATCCCAGTTGTGCACTATAAAGACGCCTCGGCCCCCTTCATCATCTGTGTTAAACTG GACATGACAGGAGGCGTCCTGGAGGGAAACCTCAACTCTTTGCAGCTGAAAGAAGGAATAGATTACTTCCATTTCAACTGA